AGGCACAGTGCTGTCATGTGATGGTGCCCAGGAGCAGGAGTCCACTGTGGGCATGGACAGGTAAAGGAGTGCGGCCTGATTTCTAATATGTCCTGGGGCATGGGGGTAGGAGAATGACTATCATGAGCAGCAGGGTAAGGTGGGGTTCACAGTCCATTATTTAGGATGTCCCAGCACACCAGATCCTGTCACTAGTTATATTTgggctattgaagtgaatagggtcCAATGCAGTGCACCACAGTATATGTCAGCATCCCTGTTTTAGCAGGATCtaaggtatgtgtgaacccagtctaatcaGTGTGAGACTGTTGAATCCATGCTTCTGTGAGTGCCAGTAAATTGCAAAAATATCAATatgtgaatttaaaggggtattttgggcaAAATAAATCCAGGGCAGGCATAGGATAGCGGGTACATAATAATCAACTTGCCACAGCGTTGAAACTCGCCACCCCTAACTACTCTTCTGTATCTCCCAGTTCCTATGAAGTCATGGACCACAGGAATGGGCAGATCAGCTAATTAGGTGTGAGGCCATGACGTCTCCGGAATGGGATGTTACAGAAGACCAGCCCAAGGACCATGGGTGGCAgcactgggatgggtaagtatgagTTGATTATCATGTTCACACCACTCCATGCCTGCCctattttttttaaggggttatctagcactacaaaacatggccacttttgccccactcttgtctccagttcagatgtggtttgcagtcaagctccatttacttcaatggaactgagtttcaaaccccacccaatctggagacaagagtggtgccaaagtggccatgtttttgtagcactggataaacccatTCATTTTACCTAAactacactttaagggtacagtCACACTATGATTGTACCTGCTAACTAGGTCGGCATTCTTTCAAGATTGAGTGGTGACGGACTGGCACAGATCCCATTTACCTTAATGGCCCAAACGTAGTCGGCTAGTGACCATGTTCGGGACACTTGCCGCCCGTATACAAGATCTTACTCAGACTTAAAAGCGTGGTACAATAATTCATTCTCTCTTTATTAACATCTCAAAATGTGGAaccaatgtaagaaaatatattttttagtaGAAAATGCATTTGAGGAACATTTTACAGTGTAATGGGTACACTATTTACATATTTACAtgttatatttacatatatactgtataacaaacAAGGTCCACATAAATAATGCCAACTgcagaatgatttttttttcataaaaaagaaaccgaatatttaaaataattaaaaaaaaacatctaacaTCATTATTGATGAAAGCAGTGATGTGACTTTGCAAACTATTCAGACGGTCACTATGATCTTCAATGCATCTCCACATTTATTGATGGTGAATCACTTTAATATGGTTGAGATTCCTAGAAAAATCAATTTTGCGGTTAGAATATTTAAAATAAACAGATACACACTAAAGACAGAGTGATGCTAGAGAGATGGTAGGCATGAGATAAATGATggatataaagtaaaaaaaaattcagtttgcaTTCATGGGAATCTGATTGCCTGCCTTCACATTGGGTTTCGTTATGTTAAATGTGTGACTTCCATAAATTGTGAATGAATTCGAACACTTacctatttttcctttttttcagaaGTGCCTTTACTTCTTTTAGGTCGGGACTGACACATATGGGAACATTTCGTTTTTTTAAAAATGCCCTGAAAAAAAGAGATATCAATGAGCCTTTCTTGTTTAAATATTCAACATCCTATACTGTAGGTATTTTATGGACCTGTATTTTTAGTTGAACTTGGGAGCCAAACCTTAGAGGATACACAAGAAGACAATGTTCCCATAATGTCTCTTTAAGGCAAAATAATGTCTATTATTTGATAATGACAGCAGTACACAATGATCATGAATCATGgacgtcattataaaaaaaatggctgtttttcacctaaaaagacattgtgagaacatagccgaaAAGTGTTTATAGCCTGCCATAGGTGTaaaagtacatacagtatacaatcTTTTAGCTGGGCTATTCTATCCATTAATATATATTGCTACTAAATTTATCTACCCATGGAAACTGCATATGACCacatactgtgtgtattatatgtcGGCTACTTACACATATTCAACATTTTCACAGTTAGGACTTCTGGGATAAATCTCCAACTTCTCCACCGCCTTTATTTTGAGTTTGTTAGAAAACTTTGTGCACAGACAGCGATTCCCCCGAGATACAGCAGCTCCTGTAATAGTAATAGAGATAAGTCATCATATAAACACACTGCAGTAATAGAAAACAATCCTATAACTTCATACAAATGTACCTTGTATTAGAGTAACAGACAGCAGCACAGCACAGATGATGGCGGCAACCTTGCAGTCCATAATGACTGGATAAAGTGTCCTGCGAGCTGTAAGTTGTTGGGAGTAAGAGCCGAGTATATATAGAGCTGTAATGCATTGCGTCATGACAAGTGGAAAATCCAAACAACCTCAGATTCCTTTACATAATATCAATTTACAGGAAGAGAAAGTGAAACCTAAGGTTTTGTTCAGGGTAATATCCTAATTTGGGCTACACTTCCATCTATGTTTGTGAAAGAAAAAATTATTACTTTCTACTTAgctttttttattcattattattttttattttatgtacctGAGGCAAaataattcttaaaaaaaaaaccaaaaaaacaaacacattttggcTTCCTTCAGTTACGAGTTTTGCTGTCTTTTTTTCCCATCACAGGTGAATCACGCAAAAGCATGCTGAAGCCAGTATTATTAGAGATAACattatagttttatttaaatgcaATTTTCTGATAGccgagtactcctttaaaggagaagtcccatgaatcAAAAAATATcagaggcaggcaggggggtgggggagcataataaagaaagcatgcttacccatccctgtgccctcaCAGTGATGCATTCCCAATATTTTCTCTCCAGCAGCATGTGCCtgttgatggactgcctgctaagccaatcagtgactggagtgggacccaggcaatccatcagcgggGCTGTGGGGTTTCAGCAGCAGGAGCTGGGTACGTGACATACCCGGATGCTTGCCGAAAACAACATAGGGTGGCTGTCGGAGAGATCCGAAAGAAGGTTTTCCAGGGCATGGgaagggtaagtatactttctttattatttttctgcacACCCTGCCTGCAGTCATTTTTAGGTTTTGTGGGGCTTCCTCTTTAAGAAAAATGCCATGTGGATATGACGTTTTATATTTCAGTATTTACCCCTAAGTGACTGCCAATATGCCTGGTTGGAATAAGTAAATGCTGTGTTTATGCACTGATATCGCGTGGTATTTGCTCTCAGTATGACAGCCAGGCTCAAGCTGTAACTACCCGGAGTGCAGAATTCACTGCTCTGGGTAATCAATctgttacatttttcttttaaatcatggCAGCATATAATGGGTTCAGATTGTCTGATGCTGCTATACTTACCTATAGGAAGTCCAGTGCCAAGGTCTGGCCTCCAATCGGTCTTCATGGCCGTCTTGGGGGTCTTCTGGAGGCCTCTGGCCTCTGGCTTGGCTGTGTAGACTGCCTGTCAGCAAAAAGCTTACATATTCAATTAAATGCACTACAGTAGTTGTAGTGCAATGTAATTTATCAGTGATCAGCAGATCACTGGTTAATGTAcactcagggccggcgttagggggggcaagcagggcaattgctcagggcccccatcccccaggggccccctaccgcagttatAGTAGCAGtggagagcacagacagggtcctgcagcgtctgggaatgatccctgactacagctaatggctgctgctatcaggggtcacacagaggctccAGGACGCTTGGCTCCGTGTctgctccccttctccccctccccctccctccagctcctcttacagcacgtgacttcctcctctggtgtggagctgtcgggacgatggaggagagggctgcagggtgaggatgacagcctgctgctaaggaacatgagggggatgcaccactacacccagcatgctagagggagtaagtatactgtacatgtagtgtgtgtatgaatgtaaatatatgatggatgaatgtagtgtgtgttacatgtcatgtgtcatgtatatatatgtatataatggtgtgtgtgtgtataagcactgctaactccaagtgttgaggtggatagactgtacacaggagctgcatccataattgctgcaggtgatcggtgattggctgcagctcctatgtacagtgtatgatgatgtcactaaggtaatacggtgtattttattgagaaaaaaataagttgGTATTCaatccttaggtggtggtcactgtatggcggtaatattggtctgtatatagtgtcattatgcagtggtcactctttggcattaatattggtctgtatatagtgtatatatagtcattactgccatagattgactaccacataatgacactatatacagaccaatattaccgccatacagtgaccactacataatgactctatataaactatatacagaccaatagtacagccatagagtgattgccacataatattggtctgtatacagtgtatatagagtcatttattatacagtggtcactctatggcggtaatattggtctgtatacagtgtatatagagtcattatacagtggtcagtctatagcggtaatattggtctgtatatagtgtgtatatagagttattatgtggtggtcagtctatggcggtaatattggtctgtatatagcgtatatatagagtcattactgccatagattgactgccacataatgactctatatatacactatatacagaccaatagtacagccatagagtgacagccacataatattggtctgtatacagtgtatatagagtcattcattatacagtggtcagtctatagcggtaatattggtctgtatatagtgtatatagagtcattatacagttgtcagtctatagcggtaatattggtctgtatatagtgtatatagagtcattatacagttgtcagtctatagcggtaatattggtctgtatatagtgtatatagagtcattatgtggtggtcactctatggcggtaatattggtctgtatatatagagtcattatggggcggtcactttatggtggtaatattggccgatatatagtgtgttttcttcaataacggtatggaggtaatatttggtcctgattatagtgattttttttaattttttttaagcaattcatataaatagttcttgtgtttacaccactagcggtgtcctgacatgtaggggcagtcccgacatgtagcggcggtcctgacatgtagcgccagtcccgacatgtagtggcggtcctggcatgtagcagcagtcccagaatgtagcggcagtcccggcatgtagcggcagtcccagaatgtagtggcagtcctggcatgtagcggcagtcccggcatgtaaccttctgaactgagtaagggccctaatacatggaccgaaaattgtccgaatcaggacgatatcgctctgtgagggaacatgatcaggtagtatatatcacagacaaggcctgaggacaccggggaacgtgatcaggtagtatatatcacagacaaggcctgaggacaccggggaacatgatcaggtagtatatatcatagacaaggcctgaggacaccggggaacgtgatcaggtagtatatatcacagacaaggcctgaggacaccggggaacgtgatcaggtagtatatatcacagacaaggcctgaggacaccggggaacgtgatcaggtagtatatatcacagacaaggcctgagggcaccggggaatgtgatcaggcagtatatatcacagacaaggcctgagggcaccggggaacgggatcaggtagtatatatctttattgtttactatatacagcaaggattacacacacatcactaatgatatactttgtatatatacacatagggggagatttatcacacatggtgtaaagtaaaactggctcagttgcccccggcaaccaatcagattccacctttcattactcagattctaagtaggtggaatctgattggttgctaggggcaactgagccaattcttctttacaccagtttgataaatctcctccatagcttttgctgcatcataaaagagccatgtagtaggctctctaagcgagctccattctaccagattggcgctcacttctccggaatatcaggccgtgtaatacggccttaaaagtggccacacaccttcaataactgcttGATGAataatccttcagctgacaattatctctctcaTCCGGTCacgtccttcccatacacagaaatttggcacatctgagttttgccgtgttctctatgagaggggaaagccatagccatacagatctgatggcggcttatctctctgagaacaaagaggttgggcattgattttccatcaagctcgaccccctatgtccactgatataatctgtcagaggactgtccagagagccccatacaccttccactgatggccgaacccaacaggagcaacaggtaccaccaacaaaagagtaacatgtatggggaccttaaattgttgctaaaatatttcagcatttggggccccaccttcaacttttcccagggccacatctagtctaaaaccagcCCTGTGTACACTAGTAACCCGACCCCCACCCTAcccccaaataataaaattacattttattcccTATACAAAGTGaactgaacaaaacaaaaaacaaaacaaaaagaggaTGGCTTCAATAGTATCCCTATGTCATGCTTCAAGCAAAGTACCAGTTGCTAAAACAAAAGACCTTAcctggactaagggccctattccaccggacgattatcgttagcataatcgttaacgattaacgatctcaaacgaccgctattgcgaaagacctgaaaacgttcactcatttccatggaacgataatcgttacttatgatcgtaattgcgatcgtttcttcttccgtatttcttcgctattgcgttcgtatctattgcgaacgaccgaacgatgtcttattcaatgcgaacgatttgcaaacgttttgcgaacgagcaacgataaaaataggtccaggtcttataaagcgatcaaccatttctcgttcggtcgttaatcgttactgcatttcaaccgaacgattatcgtttagattcgaacgatttaacgataatctgaacgataatcgtccggtggaatagggcccttagtcctgtTATAACCCTTACGGCAGGCTACCTCAGCATTTAAATACCCTACATGTTTCAATGGTAGCAAAAAGGTTCATTGGGTTTAATAATTGCAAATCatacttaaaaaaagaaaagaaactagCGACATAGTTACCTTCTTCCACCAACAGAGCAAATCTtgtgcgacggcagcagattgttgctatcttagtcatttgtcttttaacatgttgaaagacaatggcagacaacgattagccaacatCGCTTATGTCAGCTGACCGTTGCcttatattacacagagcgattatcagccataatgtCCTAAAATCGCctaaatacggacgataatcgtttcgtgtaataggacctttactctGCCTCTGTGAGGCTGTGAGCCTCCGTGCATGACCGTGCAAGCTGCTTTTGAGATCTCAACTTATTTTACTGCAGAGGAAGATCAGAATGTGAACTTTAGGATGTGTTACTCCCACAGATTAAGTTACCGAtagctgacagattattgaagccaaagccgggaacagactataaacacagaacaggtcataaaggaaagactaaaatttttcctcttttcaaatgcattcctggctttggcttcaataagcAGTCAGacatctttcagataaatctgtctgtgtaaacacaccattacatgcTGGCAGCCTGGACCAGAAAGATAGGAGTTAATTGACCCCTTCATTGCTGTGATCTCTGCATCTAAAGCTCACAATCTGATCTAtattcttctatgtttctatccccCAGGCTGGGACTCCTATTTACTCTGCATCTGTCATATTCCACTGCAGAGGAAAGAGGTTGTTCTATCACGGAGATGAGAATGGGAGTTTTAGATGCAGATGGCCCAGCAATGAAGGAGTCAATGATATCCTTGCTTGCTGGGCCAGGCTGCTGGCATGTAAAGTTCACATTCTGATCTCCCTGCtagctagctagatagatagatagatagatagatagatagatagatagatagatagatagatagatagatgtaactGGGTCAGGTATCTACAATTGTAGCAAGACTACCACGCTCATTATGCTCTGGAAGTGAAAGCATGATGAGCGTGGTAGTCTTGCTACAGCTGCAAATAACTTGGTTGTACGAGTAAATACAGAACCCttgaagagaaactatcagcaggttagacaaatcttatCTGTTGATAGCTTCCTATTGTGCAtgggacactgaggatgaaggtaagtttcttatcttcatcctctgcgccatttctgtgcagtttgtagttttaaggggatatccagtgctaaaaaaacatggccactttctttcggagacaacacaactcctgtctccagtccaggtgcagtttgcaagtaagctccatttacttcaatagaactgagcagcaaagccccgcccaagctggagacaagagtggggctgtctctggaagaaagtggccatgtttttgtagatctggataacccctttaatccttaggctaataaggtggtttggtTCACTGAAGTGGTACTACCTCCCCCTGTTTACCGATCTGCCCCTGGCCAGATCGATGCACTTGGACACTGAGGCTGAAGGGTGGTAGtccccctcagtgcaccaaaaagCCTTCCTAGCCTAAGGATTAAACTTCAAACTGCAAagaaatggcgcagaggatgaaggtaggagacataccttcatcctcagtgcccctttCAAATAGGGAATAATCATGAGGttggattcatctaacctgctgatagtttccctttaacattcatGTCCGTCCTATGAAATTATGTGTCTGGAGCACACGTACTAGACCCTTTGCTCAACATCCTTACTTGAAATATACAATGGGATTGACTCCATGCAATCTACTAAGTGTCTGTTTATTATTCACAGTTAAACTGTGATACCAAGCTAAGATATGAGAAACTGTATAACCTAGTGAAGCTTTTCTTAGTTACAGTTTATTACAGTATAGTGTTTTGTAGCTAATCTCTAATATTTCAGTAACTTTTTTGAAACTTTTGAGAACATTTTTGATAACTACAAACTGATATTATATAATATGAGAGAAAAAACATTGTTTGTATCAATTCATTATTTTATTCCTAAAATAGAATGGGGTATTTTACATTCATGGTTTCTGCTCATGTCAGTGATTTCCAGGAAGGAAGGCTGCCGGTTTAACTTCTTTGTTTACAATGTGAAGACTTAGGAAATTGCAAAATAATCACTAAACTCTAAACACCAGAAGATACGAAATTCTCTTGTTGGATGTATGCTAGTTATCTAGTAGTGATCAGTGGGGGCATGCACCACCTTTTTGACCTCTTATGTGTAAATGTTTGGCGCATGGCAGATACATGCCATTTACTATTAAGGTACACTGGGTTACAATTTTTGAAACTTGTGGGGGACTTACACCCGATTTAAACTTTAAATGTTCAATCAGGGCTGGCGTTAGGGCTAGCATTGTCGATAGCCCTTTAACTGTACCTGTTGGTAACAAACTCTTACAATTAAAAGCGGCTCTATAATTCATGGGGCACCATaacaaaaactgtatggggccccatgaatctggTGAGGTCCCTCCttccgtcgggggaggggggctgtcagTGTCACAACATCGTCGAACCCCATGCTCACTTGGCCCGATACAGCATTCCATTCCTCTGACAGGTCCCCAGAACACAAGCTGTGCTACGACGCTGTCTCTAATCTTtttttatggggggaggggggcactaagACACACTGTCGCTGGATCGGGGGAGCAGGTGTCTGTGAAAAGAAACTTCAGCAGCAGGACAGACTTCCAATCTATGTCTTTATTTTGTAGTAAAAAAGCATATCACATAGTCCCAGGCCACCTACATGTTTCAGGCTATCAGCCCTTAATGGTAGGGTGTCTATGGTGCTGGAGGCAGAGGTTTGTTGCCTTGCTGACACACACTGCCTCACTAAGACAAATTGCCAGCTGCAGCTCCACTAAGACACTGTGGGGAGATGTGCAGGCAGATATGTTACACGATCGTGGCAGCTGCTGATGCCTTTTTCAGTGTCTGGGGGGAGTCGGTTAGCTGTCAAGCCAGTGCTAGGCCGTTTGATGATCATGGCCGCAGTGGCCACCACGTCTGTCAGTGTTTGGTGGGAGTGGGGTGCTGGTGAGCTGTTAGGTCAGTGCCAATGCCAGAGAGGCTGCCCGTTAGTACCATGGAAGCAAGCCAAGCTCTGCTGAGCCCTCTTtgccccacgggccccatagcagttgcatagTCTGCCTCCATGATAGCTACGCCAGTGACCATTGGCTCCTCCCCCTGCCAATCACTCCGGTGGTTAAAGCATTGTTATGCATGTGGTCAGAAGAAGCTGCTGTCTTGAGAATGGGTTTAGCACTCAAATAACGTCACAGAGCAAGGGGGAAGAGGAGACATTTGCGGACTGTGTTGGAACTGGAGGGGGTAATGCCTACATGTGGGTAACTTACTACTAAGGGATTACCTGCAGTGCGTTACCTACAGGTAGATTGCCTACAAAACATGTATTTATTTGTTGGTAAAGATAGAAAATCTGTTAGCGGGATTATGTAAGTATTTGAGAATAAGTTTGAGAGTTTgagataaaggggtactcctgaggaAAAAAAAGATTGGCGTtggaaagtcatacagatttgtaatttacttctaaatcccaagccttccagtacttaccagctgctgtatgtcctgcagaaaatgatgTATTCGTTCCAGTTTGAAacaattctctctgctgccacctttgtccatgatagaaactgtccagagcagtaacaaatccccatagaaaacttctcctcctttggacaattcccgtcatggacagagatggcagcagagagcactgtgtcagactggaaagaatacatcacttcctgcaggtcatacagcagctgataagtactggaagacttgagattttgtaatagaagtaatttacatatctgtataactttctgacactagtttatttGAACACAATTTTCTCCTCCAGCGTACCCCCTTAACCATCTCCTTACAATGCAGGAGTCCCACCCATCCTCTAGGACCCGAGCAGCTGGCTGAAATTACTATGAGGGAAATCTAGGATATTCCATAGTGGAAAGTGTTTAGAGTATTTAAAGgtgtaatccagcgctacaaagacacggccacttttccccctctcttgtctccagattgggtggggtttaaaactcagttccattaaagtaaatggagcttaattgcaaaccgcacctgcactggagacaagagggggggggagtggccatgtttttgtagcgctggataacccctttaaaggatagaTTATATTACTACCTAACATGTGTGTGTGGTTTTGAGACATGACCCTTTTGAACATTGTCATTTCTAGGTTTGTTTACTGCATGGAGTATGTCTTACAATACTTAGCTGTGGAGTAGTATGTACCCCTGACACTGGCACCCATTGTTGTGGTGGCAGATTGTTGCATTTTATCACAGGGCCCAAGCTGAACTTTTGCCGCATGACCCAGGGGGCCTTTAGCAATGCCTCTAAAACAGTacttcttaattccagtcctcaggcctcaacaACAGATcatgttttaaagtgactgtaccaccaggcccaggctgaagcactggaggcgggccgacccacccttagtgggaggaaaccccagcccctctaagatagggttccattgattctaatggagtcacgtcatggaggggctggagtttctttccACTATGGATGGGTCAACGCACCTCCagtgcctgggcctggtggtacagtcactttaaggatttcTCATACAAAGCAGCTGTGATAATACTTGATGCACTGAgtgtaattatatcacctgtgaaataccaaGGAATTCCTcaaaacatgatctgttggtgaggcctgaagactggaattgaaaagcacTGATCTATAGGAAGGTTCCTGTACAATGAGCTTTTTGAAGAGTAAAGTCATGAATAAATGATGCAGACAGTATATTTCAAAACTTTGTTTATTTTAGAAAAACATTAAACCAGAATGCCTTATCTACTTTTTAaagtccaaaaaaataaaaatagcaacaaataaaaagtaaaagaattggaatgaatcttttttttttttaattattttagtaTAAAATGTATTTGAAAAACAGTGTATGGTGTATACTATTTACATATTGTATAGacattatattacatttacacacatatatttacatacaaGATTTTAAATAAACTATGCCAGtactagaataaaaaaaaatttctttccaaATGGTGTAAACAAAATACAAAATATTTGAAATAATAGTTAAGAATGACGATGAAGAATATACACGGGGTGAATGTCCAGATCTATTGGTGGCGGACGACTTCAATATGCTGTAGTTGTCTAGAGAAATGAATAAGTGGGTTAgaatatttagatagatagatagatagatagatagatagatagatagatagatagatagatagaggctaGTGAGTTGGTGCTAGCGGATCAGACCAAGGCTAGTGAGTTGGTGCTAGCAGATCAGACCAAGGGCTGATATATATTCCAagatagtccgcagcactccaaaggaaattgtgtaaaaaaatgggatTTATTCCATTATGCAAAACATTCCAAACGCATTAAAGTGAA
Above is a window of Dendropsophus ebraccatus isolate aDenEbr1 chromosome 7, aDenEbr1.pat, whole genome shotgun sequence DNA encoding:
- the LOC138796985 gene encoding C-X-C motif chemokine 10-like; the encoded protein is MDCKVAAIICAVLLSVTLIQGAAVSRGNRCLCTKFSNKLKIKAVEKLEIYPRSPNCENVEYVAFLKKRNVPICVSPDLKEVKALLKKRKNRNLNHIKVIHHQ